The following are from one region of the Microbacterium sp. cx-55 genome:
- a CDS encoding sugar ABC transporter ATP-binding protein — protein sequence MTKSFAGVRALRGVDLDVAPGEVHCVLGQNGAGKSTLIKTLAGVHRPDDGEILWRGEPAEITTPETAIDLGIATMYQELDVVDGLTIAENIFLGHELARGGFTRRSEAAAQTRALLKRLGHGGLSPHTEVGRLSAANKQIVSMARALSHDVKLIIMDEPSAVLDTEEVKNLFHVVRELTAEGIAVVYITHRLEEIRQIGDRITVLKDGRTTAVGLSAAETPTPELIRLMTGREVANVFPTRVPVADDAPVVLAVENLTFDGAFTDVSFTVRAGEVVGLAGLVGSGRSEILETIYGARKATSGTVRVRGAALRRGSVVSAVGAGIGLSPEERKSQGLVLDEPIFVNVTLASMSRFARGGFLRDRAARAVARAQIDALELRPADPDRPARTLSGGNQQKILLARWLVHGTRVLLLDEPTRGVDVGARAEIYTLIRDLAAAGNAVVVVSSEIEEVLGLADIVLVIGDGHVLRALPSPEIDEHGVLDLVMKGTAA from the coding sequence GTGACGAAGTCCTTCGCCGGTGTGCGCGCCCTTCGGGGAGTCGACCTCGACGTCGCCCCGGGCGAGGTGCACTGCGTGCTCGGCCAGAACGGCGCCGGAAAATCGACGCTCATCAAAACCCTTGCGGGCGTCCATCGCCCGGACGACGGCGAGATCCTCTGGCGCGGCGAGCCCGCCGAGATCACGACGCCGGAAACGGCGATCGACCTCGGAATCGCCACCATGTATCAGGAGCTGGACGTGGTCGACGGGCTCACGATCGCCGAGAACATCTTCCTCGGGCACGAGCTGGCGCGCGGAGGATTCACCCGGCGGTCCGAGGCCGCCGCGCAGACGCGGGCGCTGCTGAAGCGGCTCGGTCACGGCGGGCTCTCCCCGCACACCGAGGTCGGCCGGCTGAGCGCCGCGAACAAGCAGATCGTCAGCATGGCGCGGGCGCTCTCGCACGACGTGAAGCTCATCATCATGGACGAACCGTCGGCCGTCCTCGACACCGAAGAGGTGAAGAACCTCTTCCACGTCGTCCGCGAGCTGACCGCCGAGGGCATCGCCGTCGTCTACATCACGCACCGCTTGGAAGAGATCCGGCAGATCGGCGACCGCATCACCGTCCTGAAGGACGGCCGCACGACCGCGGTCGGTCTGTCGGCGGCGGAGACCCCCACCCCCGAGCTCATCCGACTGATGACCGGGCGGGAGGTCGCCAACGTCTTTCCCACCCGCGTTCCGGTCGCCGACGATGCCCCGGTGGTCCTCGCTGTCGAGAATCTCACGTTCGATGGGGCGTTCACCGACGTCTCGTTCACCGTGCGGGCGGGCGAGGTCGTCGGACTCGCGGGGCTCGTCGGGTCCGGCCGCTCCGAGATCCTCGAGACCATCTACGGCGCCCGGAAGGCGACATCCGGAACCGTGAGAGTGCGCGGCGCAGCGCTGCGGCGCGGATCCGTCGTCTCCGCGGTGGGTGCGGGCATCGGCCTCTCCCCCGAGGAGCGCAAGAGTCAGGGACTGGTCCTGGACGAACCGATCTTCGTGAACGTCACCCTGGCGTCCATGTCCCGATTCGCTCGGGGCGGATTTCTCCGCGACCGTGCCGCGCGGGCCGTGGCACGGGCCCAGATCGACGCGCTCGAACTGCGCCCGGCCGACCCGGACCGACCGGCCCGCACTCTCTCCGGCGGCAACCAGCAGAAGATCCTGCTCGCGCGCTGGCTCGTGCACGGCACCCGCGTTCTGCTTCTGGATGAACCCACACGCGGGGTCGACGTCGGCGCCCGCGCCGAGATCTACACCCTCATCCGCGACCTCGCCGCCGCCGGCAACGCGGTCGTCGTGGTCTCCAGCGAGATCGAAGAGGTTCTCGGCCTCGCCGACATCGTGCTCGTCATCGGCGACGGTCACGTCCTCCGCGCCCTCCCCTCCCCTGAGATCGACGAGCACGGCGTGCTCGACCTCGTCATGAAAGGAACCGCCGCGTGA
- a CDS encoding amidohydrolase family protein — protein MTRVTDVHAHLLMPGLHAEIERRVPDLVRAASELEARRNGPESQAVSGPMVGARIPKLTDVGVRLAAMDAQGVDRQWVSASPNHFYPWAPEGLAVWAAVEANRLIAAHVSHDPERLVGLGLVPLQHPERIVECLDDAVLGRGLAGVEISSFAEDVELSDPRLEPFWARAAELGCVVFLHPFGCSLDERLDRFYLANTVGQPTENAVALSHLIFSGVLDRHPGLRIVAAHGGGYLPTVIGRSDHAWRVRPDARGCQHPPSSYLERIWFDTVVHDPLALRRLIESVGASQVVLGSDFPFDMGSEDPVGEVRRAALPDDVSARVLGGNADALLRHALA, from the coding sequence ATGACCCGGGTCACCGATGTGCACGCGCACCTGCTGATGCCCGGGCTGCACGCCGAGATCGAACGGCGGGTTCCCGATCTCGTGCGCGCCGCGTCCGAGCTCGAGGCTCGCCGGAACGGACCGGAGAGCCAGGCCGTCTCCGGTCCGATGGTCGGCGCCCGCATCCCGAAGCTCACCGACGTGGGTGTTCGACTGGCCGCGATGGACGCGCAGGGCGTCGACCGGCAGTGGGTCAGCGCCTCGCCGAACCACTTCTACCCCTGGGCTCCGGAGGGGCTCGCCGTCTGGGCGGCCGTCGAGGCCAACCGGTTGATCGCGGCGCACGTGTCGCACGACCCCGAGCGGCTGGTGGGACTCGGGCTCGTGCCGCTGCAGCATCCGGAACGCATCGTCGAATGCCTCGACGATGCCGTGCTCGGCCGGGGGCTCGCCGGCGTTGAGATCTCGTCGTTCGCGGAAGACGTCGAGTTGTCGGACCCGCGCCTCGAGCCGTTCTGGGCGCGCGCGGCGGAACTTGGCTGCGTCGTGTTCCTGCATCCGTTCGGCTGCAGCCTCGACGAGCGGCTCGATCGCTTCTATCTCGCGAATACCGTCGGGCAGCCGACCGAGAACGCTGTGGCGCTGTCGCACCTGATCTTCTCCGGCGTCCTCGACCGGCACCCGGGTCTCCGCATCGTCGCCGCTCACGGCGGCGGCTACCTGCCGACAGTGATCGGGCGTTCCGATCACGCGTGGCGGGTGCGTCCGGATGCGCGCGGCTGCCAGCATCCGCCGTCCTCCTACCTCGAGCGGATCTGGTTCGACACGGTCGTGCACGATCCGCTCGCGCTCCGCCGCCTCATCGAGAGCGTCGGCGCGAGTCAGGTCGTGCTCGGCAGCGACTTCCCGTTCGATATGGGGTCGGAGGATCCGGTCGGTGAGGTGCGCCGCGCTGCCCTGCCCGACGACGTGTCTGCGCGAGTGCTCGGCGGCAACGCCGACGCCCTCCTCCGCCACGCGCTGGCCTGA
- a CDS encoding LysR family transcriptional regulator translates to MSEPALLSRLDLNLLVSLDALLTERSVTRAAESLRLSQPALSASLARLRAHFNDPILARRGNTYELTPFALRLTDHTTTALEAARRVFESRAAGSFAQSTREFSIYGSDYGFATIGPVASRLASERSPGVRFRFMLHTPAVVEDASNRLRSVDAMILPHGFLADLSFTDLWHDDWVAVVADDNPHVGDRLEMADLGTLPFVLTYASRSAFTSVSRQIQQLGIEPRIDVVVESFLSLPHFVRGTERVGLIQSALAPMAGEVSGIRVVDLPFAATPLLNALWWHPVHERDPEHAWMRALFAEAGAVVAAGDHAA, encoded by the coding sequence GTGTCCGAACCCGCATTGCTGTCCCGCCTCGACCTCAACCTGCTCGTGTCGCTCGACGCGCTGCTCACCGAGCGGAGCGTCACCCGCGCCGCCGAGAGCCTGCGCCTGAGCCAGCCCGCGCTGAGCGCGTCGCTCGCGCGACTGCGCGCGCACTTCAACGATCCGATCCTGGCGCGGCGCGGCAACACCTACGAGCTCACGCCGTTCGCCCTGCGGCTCACCGACCACACGACGACCGCGCTCGAAGCCGCCCGCCGGGTGTTCGAGAGCCGGGCGGCCGGGTCGTTCGCGCAGTCCACCCGCGAGTTCTCGATCTACGGCTCCGACTACGGCTTCGCCACCATCGGCCCGGTCGCCTCAAGGCTCGCGAGCGAGCGATCCCCCGGGGTCCGCTTCCGATTCATGCTGCACACGCCCGCCGTCGTCGAAGACGCGAGCAATCGACTGCGCTCGGTCGACGCGATGATCCTTCCGCACGGGTTCCTCGCCGACCTGTCGTTCACCGACCTCTGGCACGACGACTGGGTCGCTGTCGTCGCCGATGACAACCCGCACGTCGGCGACCGGCTCGAGATGGCCGACCTCGGGACGCTGCCGTTCGTGCTGACCTACGCATCGCGTAGCGCGTTCACCTCGGTGAGCCGGCAGATCCAGCAGCTCGGCATCGAACCGCGGATCGACGTCGTCGTGGAGAGCTTCCTGAGCCTGCCGCACTTCGTGCGCGGCACGGAACGCGTCGGCCTCATCCAGAGCGCGCTCGCCCCGATGGCCGGAGAGGTCAGCGGCATCCGCGTCGTCGACCTGCCGTTCGCCGCGACTCCGCTGCTGAACGCGCTGTGGTGGCATCCGGTGCACGAACGGGATCCGGAACACGCGTGGATGCGGGCGCTGTTCGCCGAGGCGGGCGCGGTCGTCGCGGCGGGCGACCACGCCGCCTGA
- a CDS encoding ABC transporter permease: MSEQPSPTGVQTLAPDTAATSTDAATPAWRRILSGSVGRNLGLVVALLLIVVVGAIAGGGDFVKIDNILTILRQASIVGVISVGMTLVIIAGGIDLSIGSVLGLASVVATLAAVQDLADQMHWIVMVVIALAVGVGAGLINGIVIAYGNVVAFMATLAMLVAARGLAEILADRRTLVVEDRGFVTFMNADILGIDILIWIFAIVAVLGWVLLNRTTFGRRTVAIGGNREAARLAGINVRRHTMWLYALAGLSAGIAAVMMLGRTTAGSSTNGLFYELDAIAAVVVGGTLLLGGRGTVTGTVFGVLIFTTLTNVFVQLNLSSSVQQVAKGVIIVVAVLLQQRFTRSTGRSG; encoded by the coding sequence GTGAGCGAGCAGCCTTCCCCCACCGGCGTCCAGACCCTCGCCCCGGATACCGCGGCGACGTCGACGGATGCGGCGACGCCCGCGTGGCGCCGCATCCTGTCGGGTTCCGTGGGTCGCAATCTCGGCCTCGTGGTCGCGCTTCTGCTGATCGTCGTCGTCGGCGCGATCGCGGGCGGCGGCGACTTCGTGAAGATCGACAACATCCTGACGATCCTCCGCCAGGCCTCGATCGTCGGCGTCATCAGCGTCGGCATGACCCTCGTGATCATCGCCGGCGGGATCGACCTGTCGATCGGTTCGGTACTCGGCCTCGCCTCGGTCGTGGCGACGCTCGCCGCCGTGCAGGACCTCGCCGACCAGATGCACTGGATCGTGATGGTCGTCATCGCCCTCGCCGTGGGCGTCGGGGCGGGACTCATCAACGGCATCGTCATCGCCTACGGCAACGTCGTCGCCTTCATGGCGACGCTCGCGATGCTGGTGGCCGCCCGCGGCCTCGCCGAGATCCTCGCCGACCGCCGCACTCTCGTCGTGGAGGATCGCGGCTTCGTCACCTTCATGAACGCCGACATCCTGGGCATCGACATCCTGATCTGGATCTTCGCGATCGTCGCCGTACTCGGATGGGTGCTGCTGAACCGCACCACGTTCGGCCGCCGCACCGTCGCGATCGGCGGCAACCGCGAAGCCGCACGCCTGGCCGGCATCAACGTGCGGCGCCACACCATGTGGCTCTACGCGCTGGCCGGACTGAGCGCGGGCATCGCCGCGGTCATGATGCTGGGTCGCACGACCGCCGGCAGCTCCACGAACGGGCTGTTCTACGAACTCGACGCCATCGCGGCGGTGGTGGTCGGCGGCACCCTCCTGCTCGGCGGGCGCGGCACCGTCACCGGCACCGTCTTCGGGGTGCTCATCTTCACGACACTCACGAACGTGTTCGTGCAGCTCAACCTGTCGTCGTCGGTGCAGCAGGTCGCGAAGGGTGTGATCATCGTCGTCGCGGTGCTGCTGCAGCAGCGTTTCACCCGATCGACCGGACGTTCCGGATGA
- a CDS encoding ROK family transcriptional regulator — protein sequence MATDTSRAPSGVTELFQLLRDGAPRTRAELAKSTGLARSTVAMRVDELMRMGLIAPVADAVSTGGRPPSQFALNPAARVVLAADIGASHATVAVTDLAGSILAEHSEPLDVTLGPEVVLTWLWESGQGLLAGLGRDERSVAAVGIGVPGPVEHSTGRPVNPPIMPGWDRFDIPGWLQAHLPVPVLVDNDVNIMALGERATAWPGVDHLLFVKVATGIGAGIISGGTLQRGAQGSAGDIGHVQVARGADVPCTCGNRGCLEALAAAPALARQLRAHGLDAHSGNDVIELVKRGNIEAIQAVRQAGRDIGEMLTVAVSLINPSVIVIGGSMARVGEHLIAGVREAVYTRSMPLATEHLAIVHSATGAKAAILGASMLAAEYALSPEGLARGFAVG from the coding sequence ATGGCCACCGACACCTCCCGCGCCCCCTCGGGCGTCACGGAACTCTTCCAGCTCCTTCGCGACGGGGCGCCTCGCACCCGCGCCGAGCTCGCCAAGTCCACCGGGCTGGCGCGTTCGACCGTCGCCATGCGCGTCGACGAGCTGATGCGCATGGGGCTGATCGCCCCCGTCGCGGATGCCGTCTCCACCGGCGGGCGTCCGCCATCCCAGTTCGCGCTCAATCCGGCGGCACGGGTCGTGCTGGCCGCCGACATCGGCGCCTCGCACGCGACCGTCGCGGTCACCGACCTCGCCGGCAGCATCCTCGCCGAGCACAGCGAACCGCTCGACGTGACGCTCGGACCGGAGGTCGTGCTCACCTGGCTGTGGGAGAGCGGGCAAGGGCTGCTCGCCGGCCTCGGGCGCGATGAGCGGAGCGTGGCCGCCGTCGGCATCGGCGTGCCCGGGCCCGTCGAGCACTCCACCGGGCGCCCGGTCAACCCGCCGATCATGCCCGGCTGGGACCGCTTCGACATCCCCGGCTGGCTGCAGGCGCACCTGCCCGTTCCGGTGCTCGTCGACAACGACGTGAACATCATGGCGCTCGGCGAACGTGCCACCGCCTGGCCGGGCGTGGATCATCTGCTGTTCGTGAAGGTGGCCACCGGAATCGGGGCCGGCATCATCTCCGGCGGCACCCTGCAGCGCGGCGCCCAGGGATCGGCCGGCGACATCGGGCACGTCCAGGTCGCGCGCGGCGCAGATGTGCCGTGCACGTGCGGTAACCGCGGATGCCTCGAAGCCCTCGCCGCGGCTCCGGCGCTCGCGCGACAGCTGCGCGCACACGGCCTCGACGCGCACTCGGGCAACGACGTGATCGAGCTCGTCAAGCGCGGCAACATCGAAGCGATCCAGGCCGTCCGCCAGGCCGGCCGCGACATCGGCGAGATGCTGACGGTCGCCGTCAGCTTGATCAATCCCTCGGTCATCGTGATCGGCGGGTCGATGGCGCGCGTCGGAGAGCACCTCATCGCCGGGGTCCGCGAGGCCGTCTACACCCGCTCGATGCCGCTCGCGACCGAGCACCTCGCGATCGTGCACTCCGCAACGGGGGCGAAGGCCGCGATCCTCGGCGCGAGCATGCTCGCCGCCGAGTATGCCCTCTCGCCCGAGGGCCTCGCCCGCGGCTTCGCCGTCGGCTGA
- a CDS encoding FAD-dependent monooxygenase: MTAVQKVAIAGSGAAALAAAILLARAGVTVDVFEEKPEVSILGSGITLQGNSLRALDLLGVWDDARAQGYPFTGLTLRAPGPDAPIVAELPDVQTGGPDYPAGMGMYRPDLAAILHAHAARAGVSIRFGAKVTGLAQNDDGVEVFLGEQSAGVYDLLIGADGLNSTVRDLIGIDTKPQPTGMGIWRTLVSRPAEVERTELYYGGPVYIAGYTPTGDDTMYAFLVEKAQDRQGVTDADAAQIMLEESRAYGGPWNSVRADLAAGSRVNYTWFTAHLIEGAWNRGRVVVIGDAAHSCPPTIAQGAAQALEDAVVLSELLLAADAVDQSLWDEFHARRVPRASAVVEASVQLGQWQLDGNRDADAPGLIFATAHLMAQPA, from the coding sequence ATGACCGCAGTCCAGAAGGTCGCCATCGCCGGCAGTGGCGCCGCCGCGCTCGCCGCCGCCATCCTGCTCGCCCGCGCGGGCGTCACCGTCGATGTCTTCGAGGAGAAGCCCGAGGTCAGCATCCTCGGTTCCGGCATCACCCTGCAGGGCAACTCGCTGCGCGCCCTCGACCTGCTCGGCGTCTGGGACGACGCCCGCGCCCAGGGGTACCCCTTCACCGGGCTGACCCTGCGAGCGCCCGGGCCGGATGCGCCGATCGTCGCGGAGCTGCCCGACGTGCAGACCGGCGGACCCGACTACCCGGCGGGGATGGGCATGTACCGCCCCGACCTCGCCGCCATCCTGCACGCGCACGCCGCGCGGGCAGGGGTCAGCATCCGCTTCGGTGCGAAGGTGACCGGCCTCGCCCAGAACGACGACGGGGTCGAGGTCTTCCTCGGCGAGCAGTCCGCCGGGGTGTACGACCTGCTGATCGGCGCCGACGGGCTGAACTCCACGGTGCGCGACCTCATCGGAATCGACACGAAACCGCAGCCCACCGGCATGGGAATCTGGCGCACCCTCGTCTCGCGACCGGCCGAGGTCGAGCGGACGGAGCTGTACTACGGGGGCCCCGTCTACATCGCGGGCTACACGCCCACCGGAGACGACACGATGTACGCGTTCCTCGTCGAAAAGGCGCAGGACCGCCAAGGGGTGACGGATGCGGATGCGGCCCAGATCATGCTCGAGGAGTCGCGCGCATACGGCGGGCCCTGGAACTCGGTGCGCGCCGACCTCGCCGCCGGTTCGCGGGTCAACTACACGTGGTTCACCGCGCATCTGATCGAGGGCGCCTGGAACCGCGGACGCGTCGTCGTCATCGGGGACGCGGCGCACAGCTGCCCGCCGACGATCGCGCAGGGCGCGGCCCAGGCGCTCGAGGACGCGGTCGTGCTGAGCGAACTGCTGCTCGCCGCCGACGCCGTCGACCAATCGCTCTGGGACGAGTTCCACGCGCGCCGGGTGCCGCGGGCGTCGGCGGTCGTCGAGGCGTCCGTGCAGCTCGGGCAGTGGCAGCTCGACGGAAATCGGGATGCGGATGCCCCCGGGCTCATCTTCGCGACCGCGCACCTGATGGCACAGCCCGCATGA
- a CDS encoding fumarylacetoacetate hydrolase family protein — protein sequence MTTSTLDAPFALARYREGDAVRLGLVAGDRIRPLDAEDLGAADLNGFLAAPDWDRLAALAQADGPWRPLADVVLTAPVEPRQVLQTGANYRQHVIELVAAGLTNTSDRTPEEAREFAAKMMDDRAANGEPYFFIGLPACVVGDDVPLVLPAYSDVHDWELELAVVIGREAFRVSRADAASHIAGYTIVNDVTTRDLVFRKDMKEIGTDWYRAKNAPGFLPTGPFLVPAHLVEANDARLHLALNGETMQDASTSDLLFDIAALVSGASQTMPLLPGDILLTGSPAGNGQHWKRFLRDGDVMTGTIAGLGTQTVRCVADESV from the coding sequence ATGACGACGTCAACACTCGACGCACCGTTCGCGCTCGCCCGGTACCGGGAGGGGGATGCGGTGCGTCTCGGGCTCGTCGCGGGCGACCGCATCCGTCCGCTGGACGCCGAAGACCTCGGCGCAGCAGACCTGAACGGGTTCCTCGCGGCACCGGACTGGGACCGCCTCGCCGCGCTCGCGCAGGCCGACGGTCCGTGGCGACCGCTCGCCGATGTCGTGCTCACGGCGCCGGTCGAGCCGCGGCAGGTGCTGCAGACGGGTGCGAACTACCGGCAGCACGTGATCGAACTGGTGGCCGCCGGCCTCACGAACACCAGCGACCGCACGCCGGAAGAAGCGCGCGAGTTCGCGGCGAAGATGATGGACGATCGCGCCGCGAACGGCGAACCGTACTTCTTCATCGGGCTGCCCGCGTGCGTCGTCGGCGACGACGTGCCGCTCGTGCTGCCCGCCTACAGCGACGTGCACGACTGGGAACTCGAACTCGCCGTCGTCATCGGGCGCGAGGCGTTCCGCGTCTCGCGGGCGGATGCGGCATCCCACATCGCGGGGTACACGATCGTCAACGACGTCACCACGCGCGACCTCGTCTTCCGGAAAGACATGAAGGAGATCGGCACCGACTGGTATCGCGCCAAGAACGCGCCCGGCTTTCTGCCGACCGGACCCTTCCTCGTGCCGGCGCACCTCGTCGAGGCGAACGACGCCCGCCTGCATCTCGCGCTGAACGGCGAGACCATGCAGGATGCGTCGACGTCCGACCTGCTGTTCGACATCGCCGCCCTCGTCTCGGGCGCGTCGCAGACCATGCCGCTGCTTCCGGGCGACATCCTGCTCACCGGGAGCCCGGCCGGAAACGGCCAGCACTGGAAGCGCTTCCTCCGCGACGGCGACGTCATGACGGGCACGATCGCGGGCCTCGGCACCCAGACGGTGCGCTGCGTCGCCGACGAATCCGTGTGA
- a CDS encoding MFS transporter, with protein MTSASTTTHRTARAGTWQGILLLAGSCMPVLGSVLITPVLPQLSAHFADVQGSEVLVPMIVALPALMIAIFAPFAGQVVDRLGRKTLLIIAMFAYALVGTAPAWLEGLPEILISRVLVGICEAAIMTVCTTLIVDYFHEQRRNRYLAAQTITTTLAATVFIVLGGALGVGGWHTPFWVYAISLVIGIPMIFALWEPRAASGKAAVEVAQRPPVPWRRIAVPLIVSVFGGFAFYVMIIEVSYLVVGTGVPATETSTIGGVAAVASLATAAGGITFARLAKRGERLLLPIGFALQAIGMLIVWAVPALPGLVVGAVIASFGSGLLLPSLVKWVVATTTFAERGRVTGWWTAAFYFGQFLTPVLMGVLSGVLGSLGTAVGVVGIAAAVVAVLVAVALRRAPVVEAPAEETVAA; from the coding sequence ATGACGTCCGCATCCACCACGACCCACCGCACCGCTCGTGCCGGTACCTGGCAGGGCATCCTCCTGCTGGCCGGCAGCTGCATGCCCGTTCTCGGCTCCGTGCTGATCACCCCTGTCCTGCCGCAGTTGTCCGCCCACTTCGCGGACGTGCAGGGCTCGGAAGTGCTCGTGCCGATGATCGTCGCGCTGCCCGCGCTGATGATCGCGATCTTCGCGCCGTTCGCCGGCCAGGTCGTCGATCGTCTCGGGCGCAAGACTCTGCTGATCATCGCGATGTTCGCCTACGCGCTCGTCGGCACGGCTCCGGCGTGGCTGGAGGGGCTCCCCGAGATCCTGATCAGCCGCGTGCTCGTCGGCATCTGCGAGGCCGCGATCATGACCGTCTGCACGACGCTCATCGTCGACTACTTCCATGAGCAGCGGCGCAACCGCTACCTGGCCGCGCAGACCATCACCACGACCCTCGCCGCGACCGTGTTCATCGTGCTCGGCGGCGCACTCGGTGTCGGCGGATGGCACACTCCGTTCTGGGTGTACGCCATCAGCCTCGTGATCGGCATCCCGATGATCTTCGCGCTGTGGGAACCGCGCGCCGCATCCGGCAAGGCCGCCGTCGAGGTCGCCCAGCGCCCGCCCGTGCCGTGGCGCCGCATCGCCGTGCCGCTCATCGTGTCGGTGTTCGGCGGATTCGCCTTCTACGTCATGATCATCGAGGTCAGCTACCTCGTGGTCGGTACCGGCGTCCCGGCGACGGAGACGTCGACGATCGGCGGCGTCGCGGCGGTCGCCTCGCTCGCCACCGCGGCCGGCGGAATCACCTTCGCCCGGCTGGCGAAGCGGGGGGAACGGCTGCTGCTGCCGATCGGGTTCGCACTGCAGGCGATCGGGATGCTGATCGTGTGGGCCGTGCCCGCCCTCCCGGGCCTCGTCGTCGGCGCGGTCATCGCGTCGTTCGGATCGGGCCTGCTGCTGCCGTCGCTCGTGAAGTGGGTGGTCGCGACGACGACGTTCGCCGAGCGCGGTCGCGTCACCGGATGGTGGACCGCGGCCTTCTACTTCGGTCAGTTCCTGACGCCGGTGCTGATGGGCGTGCTCTCGGGGGTGCTGGGCTCGCTCGGCACGGCAGTCGGTGTCGTCGGCATCGCGGCAGCGGTCGTCGCCGTGCTGGTCGCCGTCGCCCTGCGTCGAGCGCCCGTCGTCGAGGCGCCGGCGGAAGAGACCGTCGCCGCCTGA
- a CDS encoding TetR/AcrR family transcriptional regulator has protein sequence MPRLTDPVRQQRMTRIADAAQRCFAREGFAGTSMADIIAESGMSAGSIYSHFTGKTDLARFTATAMLEKRRTSLAELTASGGTPTPLQVLTRLYGDIAHPGVAPILVQLWAEAPHNPDLAELAHHKFTEIRRLLQGTLRPWADTQGPDAERLASDAADTIMLLFQGIVIRGSIDPDADSDALLRAVSRLLR, from the coding sequence ATGCCCCGGCTCACCGACCCCGTCCGCCAACAGCGCATGACCCGGATCGCGGATGCGGCGCAGCGCTGCTTCGCCCGCGAGGGCTTCGCCGGAACATCCATGGCCGACATCATCGCCGAGTCGGGAATGTCAGCCGGCTCGATCTACTCGCACTTCACCGGGAAGACCGACCTCGCCCGCTTCACCGCCACCGCGATGCTCGAGAAGCGTCGCACCTCGCTCGCCGAGCTGACCGCGAGCGGGGGCACGCCCACCCCGCTGCAGGTGCTCACCCGCCTCTACGGCGACATCGCGCACCCCGGCGTCGCCCCGATCCTCGTGCAGCTCTGGGCCGAGGCCCCTCACAACCCCGACCTCGCAGAACTCGCACACCACAAGTTCACGGAGATCCGCCGTCTCCTGCAGGGAACGCTCCGGCCGTGGGCCGACACGCAGGGCCCGGATGCGGAACGCCTCGCCTCGGACGCCGCCGACACGATCATGCTCCTGTTTCAGGGCATCGTGATCCGGGGCAGCATCGATCCTGATGCCGACAGCGACGCCCTGCTCCGCGCCGTGTCGAGACTTCTGCGCTGA
- a CDS encoding VOC family protein, with amino-acid sequence MITLLSHLSYVAVTTPDVEASVEFYKKNVGLTEVARQDGNVYLRCWGDYYAYSVVIVPGDEPALETMAWRTSSPEALEEVAKRVEAAGVEGEWFDGYGIGRAYRFIGPWGHSMTVHWDVERHRAEPHVASIYPDRPEQRSLVAGAPRQLDHVTIATSDVDGFAAWYNTVLGFRIMAKTVLDDAPISVFSVLTTNEKSHDLGVVLDGSSRAGRINHYAFWVDTREELLIAADVLLERGIPIEYGPSIHGIGEQNFLYYREPSSLRIELNTGGYRNYVPDWEPNTWRPSQGSNNFYRNGAMPMSMTESFPPADGPSATEEGVPDEIRDALLNPYARHGQG; translated from the coding sequence ATGATCACACTTCTCTCGCACCTGTCCTACGTCGCGGTCACCACCCCCGACGTCGAGGCATCGGTGGAGTTCTACAAGAAGAACGTCGGGCTGACGGAGGTCGCGCGCCAAGACGGCAACGTGTACCTGCGCTGCTGGGGCGATTACTACGCCTACAGCGTCGTGATCGTGCCGGGCGACGAGCCCGCGCTCGAGACCATGGCATGGCGCACGTCGAGCCCGGAGGCGCTCGAGGAGGTCGCGAAGCGTGTCGAGGCCGCCGGTGTCGAGGGCGAATGGTTCGACGGCTACGGAATCGGCCGCGCCTACCGCTTCATCGGTCCGTGGGGCCACAGCATGACGGTGCACTGGGATGTGGAACGCCACCGCGCCGAACCGCACGTGGCCTCGATCTACCCCGACCGCCCGGAGCAGCGGAGCCTCGTCGCCGGCGCTCCGCGTCAGCTCGACCACGTCACCATCGCGACGAGCGATGTGGACGGGTTCGCGGCCTGGTACAACACGGTGCTCGGCTTCCGGATCATGGCCAAGACGGTGCTGGATGACGCGCCGATCTCGGTGTTCTCGGTGCTCACCACCAACGAGAAGTCGCACGACCTCGGGGTCGTTCTCGACGGATCCTCGCGAGCCGGACGCATCAACCACTACGCGTTCTGGGTCGATACCCGCGAAGAGCTCCTGATCGCCGCCGACGTGCTTCTCGAACGCGGCATCCCGATCGAGTACGGTCCGTCGATCCACGGCATCGGCGAGCAGAACTTCCTCTACTACCGCGAGCCGTCGAGCCTCCGGATCGAGCTCAACACCGGGGGCTACCGCAACTACGTGCCGGATTGGGAGCCCAACACCTGGCGTCCCTCCCAGGGATCGAACAACTTCTACCGCAACGGCGCGATGCCGATGTCGATGACGGAGTCGTTCCCGCCCGCCGACGGTCCGTCCGCGACCGAGGAGGGCGTGCCCGACGAGATCCGGGACGCCCTGCTGAACCCGTACGCGCGGCACGGCCAGGGATGA